One window of Parus major isolate Abel chromosome 12, Parus_major1.1, whole genome shotgun sequence genomic DNA carries:
- the INKA1 gene encoding PAK4-inhibitor INKA1 isoform X2: MHNARPDELGADRWCRRDAGPTLRAHMQGTRQAPHHPGRAPGPAPRAPRPGSAADSACSLDPGGEEEEGGGPAARSPPASERSLEFDSGYSEASGGTWREEEVPVRRRHLLPCQRAHRLSAGPAAPPPAPARRVRPKSTSDACLEQWRALEPADTQDWTVALLSQSRNRQPLVLGDNCFADLVENWMDLPEVGAEPRRRAPAEPSRRLAKPPAFLLSLSGNVRRKLANMARPRGADGARPGGRDTTKRFSCPLGLGGQPKGACFHQSHSNIAQLATDFHRFTALMNSRSRQPIICNDVIGYI; encoded by the exons ATGCACAACGCCCGCCCGGACGAGCTCGGCGCCGACCGG TGGTGCCGGCGGGACGCGGGACCGACGCTGCGGGCGCACATGCAGGGCACGCGGCAGGCACCGCACCACCCCGGCAGGGCTCCGGGACCGGCCCCCCGTGCCCCGCGCCCCGGCTCGGCGGCGGACTCGGCCTGCAGCCTGGATCCGGGaggcgaggaggaggaggggggaggcCCGGCCGCTCGCTCCCCCCCGGCCAGCGAGCGCAGCCTGGAGTTCGACTCGGGGTACTCGGAGGCGTCGGGGGGCACGtggagggaagaggaggtgCCCGTGCGGCGCCGGCATCTGCTGCCCTGCCAACGGGCACACCGGCTctccgccggccccgccgcacCACCGCCCGCCCCCGCCCGCCGTGTCCGCCCCAAATCCACCTCGGACGCCTGCCTGGAGCAGTGGCGGGCCCTGGAGCCCGCCGACACGCAGGACTGGACCGTAGCACTGCTGTCGCAGAGCCGGAACCGGCAGCCCCTGGTGCTGGGCGACAACTGCTTCGCTGACCTGGTGGAGAACTGGATGGACCTGCCCGAGGTGGGCGCCGAACCGCGTCGCAGAGCCCCTGCCGAGCCCTCCCGCCGGCTGGCCAAGCCCCCCGCCTTCCTGCTCAGCCTCTCGGGCAATGTACGCCGTAAGCTGGCCAACATGGCCCGGCCCCGGGGGGCCGACGGTGCCCGCCCGGGCGGCCGCGATACCACCAAGCGTTTCTCCTGCccgctggggctggggggacagcCCAAGGGCGCCTGCTTCCATCAGTCCCACAGCAACATCGCCCAGCTGGCCACGGACTTTCACCGCTTCACCGCCTTGATGAACAGCCGCAGCCGCCAGCCCATCATCTGCAACGACGTTATCGGCTACATTTAG